From one Bacteroides fragilis NCTC 9343 genomic stretch:
- a CDS encoding PaaI family thioesterase, with amino-acid sequence MKKIINPWKGMEGYNCFGCAPNNEAGVKMEFYEDNDEVISIWRPRPEYQGWIDTLHGGIQAVLLDEICAWVILRKLQTTGVTSKMETRYRKSISTNDSHVVLKAHIKEVKRNIVIIEARLYNKDEELCTEALCTYFTFPKEKAREEMHFLSCEVEDEEILPLI; translated from the coding sequence ATGAAAAAAATTATTAACCCGTGGAAGGGGATGGAAGGATATAATTGCTTTGGTTGTGCCCCTAACAATGAAGCCGGTGTGAAAATGGAATTTTATGAGGATAACGATGAAGTGATTAGCATCTGGCGTCCCCGTCCCGAATACCAGGGATGGATTGATACGCTACATGGAGGTATCCAGGCCGTACTTTTGGATGAAATCTGTGCATGGGTTATTCTCCGGAAGTTACAGACTACGGGGGTGACATCAAAAATGGAGACACGTTATCGTAAGTCGATCAGTACTAATGATTCACATGTAGTGCTCAAAGCGCATATTAAAGAAGTGAAGCGTAACATTGTGATAATTGAGGCACGTCTTTATAATAAAGATGAGGAATTGTGTACAGAAGCTCTCTGCACTTACTTTACTTTTCCGAAGGAGAAAGCCAGAGAAGAGATGCATTTTTTGTCATGCGAAGTAGAAGATGAAGAGATTCTTCCTTTAATTTGA
- a CDS encoding pirin family protein, which produces MKTVVDKASSRGYFNHGWLKTHHTFSFANYYNPSRMHFGVLRVLNDDSVDPEMGFDTHPHQNMEVISIPLKGYLRHGDSVKNTRTITPGDIQVMSTGKGIFHSEYNGSDKEQLEFLQIWVFPRIENTEPEYNNYDIRPLLKRNELALIISPDGKVPASIKQDAWFSMGTFDAGKSFEYKLHQEGNGVYLFIIEGDVEVAGNRLSRRDGIGLWDTKSFKVEITQEATLLLMEVPMR; this is translated from the coding sequence ATGAAAACAGTAGTAGACAAAGCCTCTTCAAGGGGTTATTTCAATCATGGTTGGCTGAAAACCCACCATACATTTAGTTTTGCAAACTATTATAACCCGTCAAGAATGCATTTCGGCGTATTGAGGGTACTGAATGATGATAGCGTTGACCCTGAAATGGGATTCGATACACACCCTCACCAGAATATGGAAGTCATTTCTATCCCCCTGAAGGGGTATCTGAGACATGGCGACAGCGTAAAAAACACCCGGACAATCACACCCGGCGATATCCAGGTTATGAGTACGGGGAAAGGTATCTTCCACAGTGAATATAATGGAAGTGACAAAGAGCAATTGGAATTTTTGCAAATATGGGTATTCCCGAGAATTGAAAATACAGAGCCGGAATATAACAACTACGATATTCGTCCTTTACTGAAAAGAAACGAACTTGCTCTAATTATTTCACCGGACGGTAAAGTACCCGCTTCCATTAAGCAAGATGCATGGTTTTCTATGGGAACATTTGACGCAGGAAAGAGTTTCGAATACAAGTTGCATCAGGAAGGTAACGGAGTTTATCTTTTTATCATCGAAGGAGATGTGGAAGTTGCAGGCAACCGATTGTCACGACGTGACGGCATCGGTCTTTGGGATACAAAGAGCTTTAAAGTGGAAATAACCCAAGAAGCGACCTTATTGCTAATGGAAGTACCAATGCGATAA
- the hisG gene encoding ATP phosphoribosyltransferase, which translates to MLRIAVQAKGRLFEETMALLEESDIKLSTTKRTLLVQSSNFPVEVLFLRDDDIPQSVATGVADLGIVGENEFVERQEDAEIIKRLGFSKCRLSLAMPKDIEYPGLSWFNGKKIATSYPGILDAFMKSNGVKAEVHVITGSVEVAPGIGLADAIFDIVSSGSTLVSNRLKEVEVVMRSEALLIGNKNMSKEKKEILDELLFRMDAVKTAEDKKYVLMNAPKDKLEDIIAVLPGMKSPTVMPLAQDGWCSVHTVLDEKRFWEIIGKLKALGAEGILVLPIEKMII; encoded by the coding sequence ATGTTAAGAATCGCAGTACAAGCCAAAGGGCGTCTTTTTGAAGAAACGATGGCCCTTCTTGAAGAATCAGACATCAAACTGAGCACAACCAAACGTACTTTACTCGTACAATCGTCCAACTTTCCGGTTGAGGTACTTTTTCTCCGTGACGATGATATTCCCCAATCTGTAGCTACAGGAGTTGCCGACCTGGGTATAGTAGGAGAAAACGAATTTGTAGAGAGGCAGGAAGATGCCGAAATCATTAAGCGTCTCGGGTTTAGCAAATGCCGTTTGTCTTTGGCTATGCCCAAAGACATTGAATATCCCGGTTTGAGTTGGTTTAACGGAAAGAAGATAGCTACTTCCTATCCCGGAATTTTAGATGCTTTTATGAAAAGTAACGGGGTGAAGGCTGAAGTGCATGTCATTACCGGTTCTGTAGAAGTTGCTCCCGGCATCGGATTGGCGGATGCTATTTTCGATATTGTCAGTTCCGGTTCTACTCTGGTCAGCAATCGTCTGAAAGAAGTGGAGGTCGTAATGAGATCAGAAGCTTTGCTGATAGGCAACAAGAATATGAGTAAGGAGAAAAAAGAGATATTGGACGAATTGCTTTTCCGCATGGATGCTGTGAAAACTGCTGAAGATAAAAAGTACGTACTGATGAATGCTCCTAAAGATAAACTGGAAGATATTATTGCTGTGCTACCGGGTATGAAGAGTCCTACTGTGATGCCGTTGGCACAAGATGGTTGGTGCTCTGTACATACAGTGCTCGATGAGAAACGGTTTTGGGAGATCATAGGTAAGCTGAAAGCGCTGGGAGCGGAAGGTATTTTGGTGTTGCCTATTGAGAAGATGATTATATAG